Genomic segment of Myxococcus stipitatus:
CTCGCCCGGACTGACGGGAGCTGACATGAACGATGTGATGGCGGAGCTGCTGGAGTACCTGACCTCCGAAGTGGAGCCGGGCTGGCAGTGGCAGGAGGAAGCCCAGGAGGACCGCTCGGAGGGAGCGCTGCGCGAATGGATTCTCGCCCCGGAAGGGGCGAACGACGCGCTGCGGGTCTCCCTGCTGCCCTCCGGATGGCGAATCGCGGCCCTCATGGAGCACGGCGATGCGGCGATGCTCGGAGCGGGCCTCGATGAGGAAGAAGCCCTCGAAGTCGCGCAGATGGCCGTGACGATGCGGCTGGCGCTGTGCGGGTGATGTGGCGGTAGGGCCTGGACATGGGTCGGGGGTTCGCGACGCCCCCAATGTCATACATCTGCTCGGGGAATTCCTCCCTGTCGGACCCATTGGGGACTCTCTGGAGATGTGCCCCCGCAGGGCATGCACAGGAGGAGTCGATGTTCATGCATCCGAGCGGACTCAGCTTCGTGTGGGCTATCGCGCTCCTTGCTTCAGGGTGCGCTTCATTGCCCGTGGAACCACCTCCAGGAAGAACCCTCTCCTTTCGGCGCGGCCTCCTGGTGGATGCCGTCCACAAGAGGGGCTCGACTGATTCCGGCGACGCGGGCGGCGCGTTCGTCTGTGGTGGCGGGAAGAGACCTGCTCTCCAGCAGCCCTACGAGTGATGGGGCACGATTCCAGGACCTCTGGAGGAAGCGGAGCGAACTTCCTCCTCCGTATCAGGCCGCGCTCGACGAAGTTCAGACGGCGCTATCCGTGCGGCACTATTCGCCGGGAAGTATCTCGACAGGAGCATTCGACCAACTGACGTTTGGTGTGCCGCTGGGCTTCTACGCCTTGCTGGCTGGGGCGGGGCAGGGGGCGCACTCACTGCTCGAGGGCAGGTACGAACAAGCCACCCGGGAGCTGGCACCGGCCGCGCTGGTCGTGGCGCTGTATGCCGGAGGGAAGGGCGCTCGATCGCTGGCGGAAACGCGCGGAGGGCCTCGGCGTTTCCATGTGCCAATGCAGGACCTGGAGGGATTGAAGGCGCTGATAGGGCGAATGGAAGAGCAGCTCGGCGGTAACGCCGCGCGTGACCTGTTGCGCTATCTGCGGGCGAGTCGAGAAGGGGCGTTGTTGGTTGCCGAGTGGGGCGAGGCGGGGACTCTGGCGCTGTACGAGGCCCGAGGAAGCCCCGCGAAGGCCCAGGCACTGCTTGCCGAGGCGAGTCGCGAGTCAGCTCGCCGTGTGGCAGGGGGCACGAGACAGGGTGGAGGAGAGAGCACCCCGAGAGGAACGCTTTCGGGAGATATCCCCATCAGGAACGTGCATCTGGCGGGGAAGCAGCACCCCGTGACGGGTGTGCCCTTCGACATGGATGGCTATCCGGACTTCAGGGCCGCCGGAGTCGTCAAGGCCGAGGTGCGGATTGCGTATACTGGCTCGCGTGCCGGGGACTTCGCCGCCGCGAACCGGGCCGCTGGGCTTCAAGGGACACCGAAGGGAATGACGTGGCATCACCATCAGGACCGAATGACCATGCAGCTCGTCCCCACTGAAGTTCATGCCCGAACGGGCCACACCGGCGGATTCGCGGGAGGCCCGTGATGAGACACCTCGTGCAGACGATTGAAGCAGGGCCTTCACTGAGTGAAGACGAAGTCCGGCGCTTCGAGACCGGGCACGGTCTCGTGCTTCCCGGCGCCTTCCGTGAGTTCCTGCTGGCGATGAACGGGGGACGCCCGGTGCGCGATGTGTTCCGGCTCGAAGGGCTTCCGGGAAACCCCTTCGGCCGGATCCACCTCTTCTTCGGACTCAATGACCCCATCGAGTCCTGCAATCTCGATTGGAATCTCCAGGTCTTCGGAGAGCGCATCCCCGCAGGACTCCTCCCGATTGCGACCACGGAGGGCGCGGACAAGGTCTGCCTGGCGATGGCCGGCGATGACTCGGGGAGCGTCTTCTACTGGGATGCCCACGCTCAGGCTGGCGCGAAGAGGACCTACCTCCTGTCACGCGACTTCGGAGCCTTCGTGTCATCCCTTCACGCCGACGAGCTCTCTCCTCGGCTTCCCAGAGCGTGAGCCGTTCGCCGGCTCACGCCGCTCGACGACCGGCGCGCCACTTCGCCACATAGGGCACCGCGAACAGGTACAGGCCGGAGAACAGG
This window contains:
- a CDS encoding SMI1/KNR4 family protein → MRHLVQTIEAGPSLSEDEVRRFETGHGLVLPGAFREFLLAMNGGRPVRDVFRLEGLPGNPFGRIHLFFGLNDPIESCNLDWNLQVFGERIPAGLLPIATTEGADKVCLAMAGDDSGSVFYWDAHAQAGAKRTYLLSRDFGAFVSSLHADELSPRLPRA